One Kiloniellales bacterium DNA segment encodes these proteins:
- a CDS encoding precorrin-8X methylmutase: protein MTQEAAIDYLRDPEEIYRRSFAAVRAATDLSQVPAPLVGVVLRLVHACGEPEIVRDLSWSGKVGESARASFDLGAPILVDCTMVAAGIIRSRFPGDIDILCTLNDRRVPDLAREQATTRSAAAVSLWRPHLKRSVVAIGNAPTALFRLLEELRDGAPRPAAILAFPVGFIGAAESKEALIEADLGIPYLTLRGRRGGSALAAAAVNALAGGAA from the coding sequence ATGACCCAGGAGGCCGCCATCGACTACCTGCGCGACCCGGAGGAGATCTACCGTCGGTCCTTCGCGGCCGTGCGGGCGGCGACCGACTTGTCGCAGGTGCCGGCGCCGCTGGTCGGGGTCGTGCTGCGCCTGGTCCATGCCTGCGGCGAGCCGGAGATCGTCCGGGACCTGTCCTGGAGCGGCAAAGTCGGCGAGTCCGCACGCGCTTCCTTCGACCTCGGTGCGCCCATCCTGGTCGACTGCACCATGGTGGCGGCGGGCATCATCAGGAGCCGCTTTCCCGGCGACATTGACATTCTCTGCACGCTCAACGACCGTCGGGTCCCGGACCTGGCGCGGGAGCAGGCGACGACCCGCTCGGCGGCGGCCGTATCGCTCTGGCGTCCTCATCTGAAGCGGTCGGTGGTTGCGATCGGCAACGCGCCGACCGCGCTCTTCCGCCTGCTCGAGGAGCTACGGGACGGCGCGCCCAGGCCCGCGGCGATCCTCGCCTTTCCGGTCGGTTTCATCGGCGCCGCGGAGTCGAAGGAAGCGCTGATCGAGGCCGACCTCGGCATACCCTACCTCACCCTGCGCGGCCGGCGCGGCGGCAGCGCCCTGGCGGCGGCGGCCGTCAACGCGCTGGCGGGCGGTGCGGCATGA
- a CDS encoding sirohydrochlorin chelatase → MNGNGSKTGVMVCGHGSRDVEAVREFDSVARGIRERLPQYQVESGFLEFATPIIRDGLDRLRESGHDKVLAVPGMLFAAGHAKNDIPSVLSTYQARHPEMEIHYGRELAIDGKLLGAAGARIREALEQAEGEVPLHETMLVVVGRGASDPDANSNVAKVMRMLWEGLGFGWGETAYSGVTFPLVEPGLEHAAKLGYRRIVVFPYFLFTGVLVKRIYDYTDKVAARHPEIQFVKAPYLSDHPLVLDSFAERVQEIETGDNNMNCKLCKYREQILGFEAEVGLPQESHHHHVEGIGTDADKHDHSHSHSHGHSHGHAHAGDQAHSHSHSHSHSHGHGHGHSHGHHHHPYPHADHPLGPRSMKKRAQG, encoded by the coding sequence ATGAACGGGAATGGGAGCAAGACCGGCGTCATGGTGTGCGGCCACGGCAGCCGGGACGTCGAGGCGGTGCGCGAATTCGATTCTGTCGCGCGGGGCATCCGCGAGCGGCTGCCGCAATACCAGGTCGAGAGCGGCTTTCTGGAGTTCGCGACTCCGATCATCCGCGACGGCCTGGACCGCCTGCGCGAGAGCGGGCACGACAAGGTACTGGCCGTGCCGGGCATGCTCTTCGCCGCCGGGCACGCGAAGAACGACATCCCTTCCGTGCTCAGCACCTACCAGGCCCGGCATCCCGAAATGGAGATTCACTACGGACGCGAGCTGGCGATCGACGGCAAGCTGCTGGGCGCGGCCGGCGCGCGCATCCGCGAGGCCCTGGAGCAGGCGGAGGGCGAGGTGCCGCTGCACGAGACCATGCTGGTCGTGGTCGGGCGCGGCGCCTCGGACCCCGACGCCAACTCCAATGTCGCCAAGGTGATGCGCATGCTCTGGGAGGGGCTCGGCTTCGGCTGGGGCGAGACCGCCTACTCCGGGGTCACCTTCCCCTTGGTAGAGCCGGGCCTCGAGCACGCGGCCAAGCTCGGCTACCGGCGCATCGTTGTCTTTCCCTACTTCCTCTTCACCGGCGTCCTGGTCAAGCGGATCTACGACTACACGGACAAGGTGGCCGCGCGGCATCCGGAGATCCAGTTCGTCAAGGCGCCCTACCTCTCAGACCATCCCCTGGTGCTCGATTCCTTCGCCGAGCGGGTGCAGGAGATCGAAACCGGCGACAACAACATGAACTGCAAGCTCTGCAAGTACCGAGAGCAGATTCTTGGCTTCGAGGCCGAGGTCGGGCTGCCCCAGGAGAGCCACCACCATCACGTGGAAGGCATCGGCACCGATGCTGACAAGCACGACCACAGCCATAGTCACAGTCACGGGCACAGCCATGGCCACGCGCACGCCGGCGACCAGGCGCACAGTCACAGCCACAGTCATAGTCACAGCCACGGCCATGGCCATGGACATAGCCACGGGCATCACCACCATCCCTATCCCCACGCCGACCACCCGCTCGGCCCGCGCTCCATGAAGAAGCGCGCCCAGGGCTAA
- a CDS encoding SAM-dependent methyltransferase — protein sequence MTVHFIGAGPGAADLITLRGRDLIAACPVVLYAGSLVPEEVLAHAAPDARVLDTAPLTLDEIVEEMRRADGDGQNVARVHSGDPSLYGAIAEQIRRLKELGIAYDITPGVPAYAAAAALLGQELTLPGVSQTVVLTRTAMKASAMPPGEELAALGASGATLAIHLSARNLKHV from the coding sequence ATGACCGTACATTTCATCGGCGCCGGGCCGGGCGCGGCCGACCTGATAACCCTGCGCGGCCGCGACCTGATCGCCGCCTGCCCGGTCGTGCTCTATGCCGGGTCGTTGGTACCCGAGGAGGTTCTGGCCCACGCGGCGCCGGACGCGCGGGTCCTGGACACGGCGCCGCTCACCCTGGACGAGATCGTCGAGGAGATGCGCCGCGCCGACGGGGACGGCCAGAACGTCGCGCGGGTGCACTCCGGCGACCCTTCGCTCTACGGCGCCATCGCCGAGCAGATCCGCCGCCTCAAGGAACTCGGCATCGCCTACGACATCACGCCGGGCGTGCCGGCCTACGCCGCGGCTGCGGCGCTCCTGGGCCAGGAGCTGACCCTGCCGGGGGTCAGCCAGACCGTGGTGCTGACCCGCACCGCCATGAAGGCCTCGGCCATGCCGCCGGGCGAGGAGCTCGCCGCCTTGGGCGCTTCCGGCGCGACGCTCGCGATCCACCTCTCGGCGCGCAACCTCAAGCACGT
- the cbiE gene encoding precorrin-6y C5,15-methyltransferase (decarboxylating) subunit CbiE: MMPWLSIVGLGEDGLGGLDPAARALVDQAEVLVGGKRHLAMVPDDGRERLTWTSPIRDLVEEIAGRRGQKICVLATGDPMAYGIGVTLARHVEQEEMVVLPGPSAFSLAAARLGWSLADVECLTLHGRPLALLHAYLQPGARLLLLSENGETPGQVAELLTARGYGESRLAVLEHMGGEKERLIEGTAAAWARDDLADLNTVAVACVAGAGAALLPRTPGLPDEAFRSDGQLTKREVRAATLAALAPVPGQLLWDVGAGCGSIAIEWMRAAPRARAIAIERHPDRLAFIAENAAALGAPKLEIVAGEAPGALAGLEAPDAVFVGGGAGTDGLFEACWRALKPGGRFVANVVTLEGEQAVVAWRDAIGGRLTRIAVSRAEAVGPFTGWRPLMPVTTYAVTKP, translated from the coding sequence ATGATGCCCTGGCTCTCCATCGTCGGGCTCGGCGAGGACGGGCTGGGCGGGCTCGACCCGGCGGCCCGCGCCCTGGTCGACCAGGCCGAGGTCCTGGTCGGCGGCAAGCGCCACCTCGCCATGGTGCCGGACGACGGCCGGGAGCGGCTGACCTGGACCAGCCCGATCCGCGACCTGGTCGAGGAGATCGCCGGCCGGCGCGGCCAGAAGATCTGCGTGCTGGCGACCGGCGATCCCATGGCCTACGGCATCGGCGTGACCCTGGCGCGGCACGTCGAGCAGGAAGAGATGGTCGTCCTGCCGGGCCCCTCGGCCTTCTCGCTGGCCGCCGCGCGCCTCGGCTGGAGCCTCGCCGACGTGGAGTGCCTGACGCTGCACGGCCGGCCGCTGGCACTGCTCCACGCTTACCTGCAGCCCGGCGCCAGGCTGCTGCTGCTTTCCGAGAACGGCGAGACCCCGGGCCAGGTCGCCGAACTGCTGACGGCAAGGGGCTACGGCGAGAGCCGCCTCGCCGTCCTGGAGCACATGGGCGGCGAGAAGGAGAGGCTGATCGAAGGGACCGCCGCGGCCTGGGCGCGGGACGATCTCGCCGACCTCAATACCGTCGCGGTGGCTTGCGTGGCCGGAGCGGGCGCGGCCCTGCTGCCGCGCACGCCTGGCCTGCCCGACGAGGCCTTCCGCAGCGACGGACAGCTCACCAAGCGCGAGGTGCGCGCGGCGACCCTGGCCGCGCTGGCGCCGGTCCCCGGACAGCTGCTCTGGGACGTCGGCGCGGGCTGCGGCTCGATCGCGATTGAGTGGATGCGCGCCGCGCCGCGGGCGCGGGCGATCGCCATCGAGCGGCATCCGGACCGCTTGGCCTTCATCGCCGAGAACGCGGCCGCGCTGGGCGCGCCCAAGCTGGAGATCGTCGCGGGCGAGGCGCCGGGGGCGCTGGCCGGACTGGAGGCGCCGGACGCGGTCTTCGTTGGCGGCGGCGCCGGCACCGACGGTCTCTTCGAAGCCTGTTGGCGGGCCCTGAAGCCGGGCGGTCGGTTCGTGGCCAACGTGGTCACGCTGGAAGGCGAGCAGGCGGTTGTCGCCTGGCGCGACGCAATTGGCGGCCGGCTCACCCGGATCGCCGTCTCGCGGGCAGAGGCGGTCGGCCCCTTTACCGGCTGGCGGCCGCTCATGCCGGTCACGACCTACGCGGTGACCAAGCCATGA
- the cbiB gene encoding adenosylcobinamide-phosphate synthase CbiB — protein sequence MAVIHPHDMAPWAILLLALLIDALAGDPPWLYRRVPHPVVLVGRLVDLADRCLNREGGAPRERFLAGLFALNAIVALVLALAWMVAFVLAQWPFGWLVEALLASSLIAFRGLYDHVRAVAEGLDRGLAEGRAAVAHIVGRDPESLDEAGVARAAVESLAENFSDGVVAPVFWYLLLGLPGLCAYKAVNTLDSMIGHRSERYLYFGRAAARLDDAANWVPARLAAVLVVLAAGLLPGAAPGRALQGSLRDAPKHRSPNAGWPEAAFAGALGFALAGPRRYGAQGVDDHWMGDGRRDLGVADLHASLRLYLVCGAVLAALAVVGLLLSQSP from the coding sequence ATGGCCGTGATACATCCCCATGACATGGCGCCCTGGGCGATCCTGCTGCTCGCGCTGCTGATCGACGCGCTTGCGGGCGACCCGCCCTGGCTCTACCGGCGCGTCCCCCACCCCGTGGTCTTGGTCGGGCGCCTGGTCGATCTCGCCGACCGCTGCCTGAACCGGGAGGGCGGGGCGCCGAGGGAGCGCTTCCTGGCCGGTCTCTTCGCGCTCAACGCGATCGTCGCCCTGGTGCTGGCGCTGGCCTGGATGGTTGCCTTCGTACTGGCGCAGTGGCCCTTCGGCTGGCTCGTCGAGGCGCTGCTGGCCAGCAGCCTGATCGCCTTTCGCGGACTCTACGACCATGTCCGCGCCGTCGCCGAGGGACTCGACCGCGGCCTCGCCGAGGGCCGCGCCGCGGTCGCCCACATCGTCGGCCGCGACCCGGAGAGCCTGGACGAGGCCGGCGTCGCCCGGGCCGCGGTCGAAAGCCTGGCCGAGAACTTTTCCGACGGCGTGGTCGCGCCCGTCTTCTGGTATCTCCTGCTCGGCCTGCCGGGGCTCTGCGCCTACAAGGCGGTCAACACGCTTGACTCCATGATCGGCCACCGCAGCGAGCGCTACCTCTACTTCGGGCGCGCAGCCGCCCGGCTGGACGACGCCGCCAACTGGGTTCCGGCACGCCTGGCCGCCGTCCTCGTCGTGCTGGCCGCCGGCCTGCTGCCGGGCGCCGCGCCGGGTCGGGCCCTGCAAGGCAGCCTGCGCGACGCGCCAAAGCACCGCTCGCCCAACGCGGGCTGGCCGGAGGCCGCCTTCGCCGGCGCCCTGGGCTTCGCCCTGGCCGGGCCGCGGCGCTACGGCGCGCAGGGCGTCGACGACCACTGGATGGGCGACGGCCGCCGGGATCTGGGAGTTGCCGATCTGCATGCTTCTTTGCGTCTCTACCTCGTCTGCGGCGCCGTGCTGGCGGCCCTCGCGGTCGTGGGATTGTTGCTCTCCCAGTCTCCGTAA
- a CDS encoding precorrin-2 C(20)-methyltransferase, whose translation MTGTLYGLGIGPGDPELITVKALRLLRAAPVLAYPAPEKGESLARAIVADLLPGGQAEVAIRMPIEVARFPAQEVYDRSAAELGGHLAEGRDVAVLCEGDPFFYGSFMYLFGRMAEDFPVEVVPGVSSLTACAAVLGAPLAARNDVLSVVPGPLPDPELKARLADCQAAALIKVGRHFPRIRSVLEELGLAGRARYVERATMASQKILPLDAVDPAAVPYFSMILVHTRGEAWA comes from the coding sequence ATGACCGGAACCCTCTATGGACTCGGCATCGGCCCCGGCGATCCCGAACTGATCACCGTGAAGGCGCTGCGCCTCCTGCGCGCCGCGCCGGTACTCGCCTACCCGGCGCCGGAGAAGGGCGAGAGCCTGGCCCGCGCAATCGTCGCCGACCTGCTGCCCGGCGGACAGGCGGAAGTCGCGATCCGCATGCCGATCGAGGTCGCCCGCTTCCCGGCGCAGGAGGTTTACGACCGCAGCGCCGCGGAGCTCGGCGGTCACCTCGCTGAGGGCCGCGACGTCGCCGTGCTCTGCGAAGGCGATCCCTTCTTCTACGGCTCCTTCATGTACCTCTTCGGACGCATGGCCGAGGACTTCCCCGTCGAGGTCGTGCCCGGCGTTTCCTCGCTGACCGCCTGCGCCGCCGTGCTCGGCGCGCCCCTGGCGGCGCGCAACGACGTCCTGTCGGTGGTGCCGGGGCCCCTGCCGGACCCGGAGCTGAAAGCACGCCTCGCGGATTGCCAGGCCGCCGCGCTAATCAAGGTCGGCCGGCACTTCCCGCGCATCCGTTCCGTGCTGGAGGAGCTCGGTCTCGCCGGCCGGGCGCGCTATGTCGAGCGCGCCACCATGGCGAGCCAGAAGATCCTGCCGCTCGACGCGGTCGACCCGGCCGCCGTGCCCTACTTCTCCATGATCCTGGTCCACACGCGCGGGGAGGCCTGGGCATGA
- the cobJ gene encoding precorrin-3B C(17)-methyltransferase: MSAAAETVVFVALTGKGAELALRLAESLPRAEVHGLAGRADAAPVVFRDTLEHLRDLFLAGRPIVGLCAAGILVRALGPLLSDKRAEPPVLALAEDGAAVVPLLGGHRGANALARGLGAILAVAPAITTAGDRRFGVALDDPPPGWRLANPEHHKAFGAALLDGASVRLEGAAPWLSDSGIPFRDDGALSIQVTVERRAGSDLTLIYHPARLALGLGCERGAEAEELIALARRCLAQAGLAEAAVAGVYSLDLKADEAAVHAVAEALGVEARFFDADRLEAETPRLSRPSDLVFREVGCHGVSEGAALAAAGPEGRLLVEKTRSTRGTCAVALAPGQIGPVGAPRGRLSVIGLGPGDPNWRTPEVEAAVAGASDLVGYRLYLDLLGGLAEGKRRHDYDLGEEETRVRAALDLAAAGRQVALVCSGDPGIYAMAALVFELLDRADRPEWKRVAISVAPGLSALQAAAARIGAPLGHDFCAISLSDLLTPWPAIERRLKAAAEGDFVVALYNPVSQRRKRQLEAAVEILGRARPPETPVVLARRLGREGETVEVIDLKELTPARVDMLTVVLVGSRETRRVARGDGGCWVYTPRGYAAKRADDLEASA; the protein is encoded by the coding sequence ATGAGCGCCGCCGCCGAGACCGTCGTCTTCGTCGCCCTGACGGGCAAGGGCGCGGAGCTGGCGCTGCGGCTCGCGGAGTCCCTGCCGCGCGCGGAGGTACACGGCCTGGCCGGGCGGGCCGATGCGGCCCCGGTGGTTTTCCGGGATACCCTGGAGCACCTGAGGGATTTGTTTCTGGCCGGGCGGCCGATCGTCGGTCTCTGCGCCGCCGGAATCCTGGTGCGGGCCCTCGGGCCGCTCCTCTCGGACAAGCGCGCGGAGCCGCCGGTCCTCGCGCTGGCCGAGGACGGTGCGGCGGTCGTGCCGCTGCTCGGCGGTCATCGCGGCGCCAATGCCCTGGCGCGGGGGCTCGGGGCCATTCTGGCGGTCGCGCCGGCGATCACCACCGCAGGCGACCGCCGCTTCGGTGTCGCGCTGGACGACCCGCCGCCGGGCTGGCGCCTGGCCAATCCCGAACACCACAAGGCCTTCGGTGCCGCGCTGCTCGACGGCGCGTCGGTTCGGTTGGAGGGCGCGGCGCCCTGGCTCTCCGACAGCGGAATCCCTTTCCGCGACGACGGCGCGCTCAGCATCCAGGTGACCGTGGAGCGGCGCGCGGGCTCGGATCTCACCTTGATCTATCACCCGGCGCGCCTGGCGCTCGGTCTCGGCTGTGAGCGGGGTGCGGAGGCCGAGGAACTGATCGCCCTGGCGCGCCGCTGCCTGGCGCAAGCCGGGCTCGCCGAAGCCGCGGTGGCCGGCGTCTACTCGCTGGACTTGAAGGCCGACGAAGCGGCGGTGCACGCGGTCGCCGAAGCGCTCGGCGTCGAGGCCCGGTTCTTCGATGCGGACCGACTGGAAGCCGAGACGCCGCGACTCTCCAGGCCTTCGGACTTGGTGTTCCGCGAGGTCGGGTGTCATGGGGTCTCCGAAGGTGCCGCCTTGGCGGCGGCCGGGCCGGAGGGCAGGTTGTTGGTCGAAAAGACCCGCTCGACGCGCGGGACCTGCGCCGTCGCCCTGGCGCCCGGGCAGATCGGGCCGGTCGGCGCGCCGCGCGGCCGTCTTTCCGTGATCGGTCTGGGGCCCGGTGATCCCAACTGGCGCACGCCGGAGGTCGAGGCGGCGGTGGCCGGGGCCTCGGACCTGGTCGGCTACCGGCTCTATCTCGACCTGCTCGGCGGCCTCGCCGAGGGCAAGCGGCGGCACGACTACGACCTCGGCGAGGAGGAGACGCGAGTCAGGGCGGCCCTCGACCTCGCCGCCGCGGGCCGCCAGGTGGCCCTGGTCTGCTCCGGCGACCCGGGCATCTACGCCATGGCGGCCCTGGTCTTCGAACTCCTCGACCGCGCGGACCGCCCCGAGTGGAAGCGGGTCGCGATCTCGGTCGCCCCGGGCCTCTCGGCCCTGCAAGCGGCGGCCGCGCGCATCGGCGCGCCCCTGGGTCATGACTTCTGCGCCATCTCGCTGTCCGACCTGCTGACCCCCTGGCCGGCGATCGAGCGACGCCTCAAGGCCGCCGCCGAGGGCGACTTCGTGGTAGCGCTCTACAACCCCGTCTCCCAGCGGCGCAAGCGCCAGCTCGAGGCGGCGGTCGAGATCCTGGGCCGGGCGAGGCCGCCGGAGACTCCGGTCGTGCTCGCCCGCCGCCTCGGCCGCGAAGGCGAGACGGTCGAGGTGATCGATCTGAAGGAGCTGACGCCGGCGCGCGTCGACATGCTGACGGTCGTGCTGGTCGGCTCGCGTGAGACCCGGCGCGTGGCGCGCGGTGACGGCGGCTGCTGGGTCTATACGCCGCGCGGCTACGCCGCCAAGCGGGCCGACGACCTGGAGGCTTCGGCATGA